Proteins co-encoded in one Jeotgalibacillus malaysiensis genomic window:
- a CDS encoding transcriptional regulator produces the protein MIGDRVKALRKEKKMSLTELADQAGVAKSYISSLERNLQKNPSIQFLEKIAPVLGVTVNSLLDPDSDENNVDSEWVNLAKTAMESGISKEQFKEFIEFNKWRINQK, from the coding sequence ATGATCGGAGACCGCGTAAAAGCTTTAAGAAAAGAGAAGAAAATGTCGCTGACTGAACTTGCGGATCAGGCAGGCGTTGCTAAATCATATATCAGCTCTCTGGAGAGAAATCTTCAAAAGAACCCATCTATTCAGTTTCTGGAAAAAATCGCACCTGTACTTGGTGTGACGGTCAACTCTCTGCTCGACCCCGATAGTGACGAAAATAATGTAGACAGCGAATGGGTAAATCTGGCGAAAACAGCGATGGAATCAGGTATTTCAAAAGAGCAATTTAAAGAGTTTATTGAATTTAACAAATGGCGGATCAACCAAAAATAG
- a CDS encoding purine biosynthesis protein purH, producing the protein MTKRALISVSEKAGIVEFAEQLQALGYEILSTGGTKTLLADNGVEVKGVDEVTGFPEILEGRVKTLHPSIHGGLLAKQDQPDHQRQLQEQGIEAIDLVCVNLYPFQQTIAKPNVSFEDAVENIDIGGPTMLRAAAKNHAYLTVVVDSEDYEKVIEELKADGVSPEFKKRLAAKVFRHTAAYDAYIAQYLTEESGEENPERITVTYERKQDLRYGENPHQKAAFYRNPLGSEFSIAHARQHHGKELSYNNIKDADAALQIVKDFDQAAAVAVKHMNPCGVGTGESPQEAFQRAFEADSTSIFGGIVAFNRGVNKETAEKLADIFLEIVIAPAFSEDALEILTKKKNIRLLTVPFDRHLKHEYIYTSVEGGLLVQDQDRYTLEDADLKVVTKREPSEEEWTAMKTAWKVVKHVKSNAIVVAEQHMTLGIGAGQMNRVGAAKIALEQAGDRAHGAALASDAFFPMDDTVEAAAKAGITAIIQTGGSIKDEDSIKKADEYGIAMVMTGVRHFKH; encoded by the coding sequence ATGACTAAACGTGCGTTAATCAGTGTATCTGAAAAAGCAGGCATCGTAGAATTTGCAGAACAGCTGCAGGCTCTCGGCTATGAAATCCTTTCAACAGGCGGAACCAAAACATTGCTTGCTGATAATGGAGTTGAAGTAAAAGGTGTGGATGAAGTAACCGGCTTTCCTGAAATTTTGGAAGGGCGCGTAAAAACACTTCATCCATCAATTCACGGAGGACTGCTTGCCAAGCAGGATCAGCCGGATCACCAGCGCCAGCTTCAGGAGCAGGGGATTGAAGCGATTGATCTTGTATGTGTCAATCTATACCCGTTCCAGCAGACAATCGCAAAGCCGAATGTATCATTTGAAGATGCGGTTGAAAACATTGATATCGGCGGACCAACGATGCTGCGTGCTGCTGCTAAAAACCACGCATACTTAACAGTTGTTGTTGATTCAGAAGATTACGAGAAAGTAATCGAAGAATTAAAAGCAGACGGCGTTTCACCTGAGTTTAAGAAGCGTCTTGCGGCAAAAGTATTTCGTCACACTGCAGCGTATGATGCTTATATCGCACAGTACTTAACGGAAGAATCAGGCGAAGAAAATCCTGAAAGAATTACCGTTACGTATGAGCGTAAGCAGGATCTGCGCTACGGTGAGAACCCGCACCAGAAAGCAGCATTCTACCGCAATCCGCTTGGTTCTGAATTTTCAATTGCTCATGCACGTCAGCACCACGGTAAAGAGCTATCCTATAACAATATTAAGGATGCAGATGCAGCCCTTCAGATCGTAAAGGATTTTGATCAGGCAGCAGCTGTAGCTGTTAAGCACATGAATCCGTGTGGAGTAGGTACAGGTGAGAGCCCTCAGGAAGCCTTCCAGAGAGCATTTGAAGCGGATTCCACATCAATCTTTGGCGGGATTGTTGCATTTAACCGTGGTGTAAATAAGGAAACGGCTGAAAAACTGGCTGATATTTTCCTTGAGATCGTCATTGCACCTGCTTTTTCAGAAGATGCACTTGAGATTCTGACGAAAAAGAAAAATATCCGACTGCTGACGGTTCCTTTTGACCGCCACTTAAAGCATGAATATATTTACACGTCAGTAGAGGGTGGTCTGCTTGTTCAAGATCAGGACCGTTACACACTTGAAGATGCTGATCTGAAAGTTGTGACAAAACGTGAACCATCTGAAGAAGAGTGGACAGCAATGAAAACTGCCTGGAAGGTGGTGAAGCACGTTAAGTCGAATGCGATCGTTGTTGCAGAACAGCATATGACACTTGGAATTGGTGCAGGTCAGATGAACCGTGTCGGCGCAGCTAAGATTGCGCTTGAACAGGCAGGTGACCGTGCCCATGGAGCTGCACTTGCTTCTGACGCTTTCTTCCCGATGGATGATACAGTTGAAGCGGCTGCTAAAGCTGGTATTACTGCGATCATTCAGACGGGTGGCTCGATTAAGGATGAGGACTCAATTAAGAAAGCCGATGAGTATGGCATTGCCATGGTCATGACAGGCGTACGTCATTTTAAGCATTAA
- a CDS encoding phosphoribosylamine--glycine ligase gives MNVLVVGSGGREHALCYKFYLDASVEKVYCAPGNAGIAAHAECVDIKETDQQELVAFAKSNDIALTVIGPEQPLAEGLTDLFLAEGLKVFGPTQKASAIEGSKAFAKELMKKYSIPTAGYETFTSFQEASAYIKKKGAPIVIKADGLAAGKGVVVATTEAEALEAAEDMLEHNRFGASSAKIVVEDFLDGEEFSFMCLVNGEAIIPLALAQDHKRAYDNDQGPNTGGMGAYSPVAHLPSSTEEQAMDEIIKPVVQAMIKEGAPFTGVLYAGLILTQEGPKVIEFNARFGDPETQVVLHRMESDLAQLLLNLLEGKTAEVKWSKDTVVGVVLASEGYPGSYEKGHSVESVLEAEAFFYHAGTKTKNTEIVANGGRVLLAAGKGSSVEEARNHVYHALQQINTEHFFYRKDIGSKALKRS, from the coding sequence ATGAATGTACTTGTAGTTGGAAGCGGAGGACGCGAGCATGCGCTTTGCTATAAATTTTATCTGGATGCATCAGTAGAAAAAGTGTATTGTGCACCCGGAAATGCAGGAATCGCAGCGCATGCTGAATGTGTGGATATAAAAGAAACCGATCAGCAGGAACTGGTTGCTTTTGCAAAAAGTAATGATATTGCACTTACTGTGATCGGGCCGGAGCAGCCGCTTGCTGAAGGGCTGACAGATTTATTTTTAGCAGAGGGACTAAAAGTTTTTGGTCCAACTCAAAAAGCCTCTGCAATCGAGGGCAGTAAAGCATTCGCAAAAGAGCTGATGAAAAAGTACAGTATTCCAACAGCAGGATATGAAACGTTCACAAGCTTTCAGGAGGCGTCAGCATACATAAAGAAAAAAGGGGCTCCAATTGTGATTAAGGCAGACGGACTTGCAGCTGGTAAAGGAGTTGTAGTGGCAACGACAGAAGCAGAAGCGCTCGAAGCTGCAGAGGATATGCTCGAACACAATCGGTTTGGTGCGTCTTCTGCAAAAATTGTGGTGGAAGACTTTCTGGATGGCGAGGAATTCTCGTTTATGTGTCTTGTGAACGGTGAAGCTATTATTCCGCTTGCGCTTGCTCAGGACCACAAGAGGGCGTATGACAATGATCAGGGGCCAAACACTGGTGGAATGGGTGCCTACTCCCCGGTTGCACATCTGCCGTCATCAACTGAGGAACAGGCGATGGACGAAATTATTAAACCTGTCGTCCAAGCAATGATAAAAGAAGGGGCTCCTTTTACAGGGGTATTGTATGCGGGGTTGATTCTTACTCAGGAGGGTCCTAAAGTAATCGAATTCAATGCGCGCTTTGGTGATCCTGAGACACAGGTAGTCCTGCACCGGATGGAGTCTGATCTCGCCCAGCTGCTGCTGAACCTTCTGGAAGGAAAAACAGCTGAGGTAAAATGGAGCAAAGATACAGTAGTTGGGGTAGTTCTGGCCTCAGAAGGATATCCGGGCTCATATGAAAAGGGTCATTCTGTTGAATCTGTATTGGAGGCAGAGGCATTTTTCTATCATGCAGGGACTAAAACAAAGAATACAGAAATTGTAGCAAATGGGGGAAGAGTCCTGCTTGCAGCAGGTAAGGGATCATCTGTAGAAGAAGCAAGAAATCATGTATATCATGCATTACAGCAGATTAACACTGAACACTTCTTTTACCGGAAAGACATTGGCAGTAAAGCATTAAAAAGAAGTTAG
- a CDS encoding phosphoribosylglycinamide formyltransferase, translating to MSEVKFAVFASGSGSNFEAIAQAVRDGRLKASLVLLVTDKPGAFAVNRAESLGIDVCALNPKDFPSKAEYETAILEMLHEKEVEWLVLAGYMRLIGPVLLQAYPKRIVNVHPSLLPAFPGKDALGQAIDSGMKVTGVTIHYVDEGMDTGPVIVQEPFKIPDGWEREEIEKVIHGIEHRLYPETLNQLFAEALEETK from the coding sequence ATGAGTGAGGTTAAATTTGCTGTATTTGCATCAGGAAGCGGAAGTAACTTTGAAGCAATTGCACAAGCCGTGCGTGACGGCAGATTGAAAGCTTCACTTGTACTACTAGTAACAGATAAGCCTGGCGCGTTTGCAGTTAATCGTGCAGAGTCACTTGGGATTGACGTTTGTGCACTGAATCCAAAAGACTTTCCGTCAAAAGCTGAATATGAAACAGCAATCCTTGAAATGCTTCATGAAAAAGAAGTAGAATGGCTGGTATTAGCAGGGTATATGAGACTCATCGGACCGGTCCTTCTTCAGGCCTATCCAAAACGTATTGTGAACGTTCACCCTTCATTGCTTCCGGCTTTCCCTGGTAAAGATGCACTCGGACAGGCGATCGACAGCGGCATGAAGGTAACAGGCGTAACGATTCATTATGTGGATGAGGGAATGGATACAGGTCCTGTCATTGTACAGGAACCATTTAAAATTCCTGACGGTTGGGAAAGAGAAGAGATTGAAAAGGTGATTCACGGCATTGAACACCGACTTTACCCTGAAACACTTAACCAGCTATTTGCTGAAGCATTGGAGGAAACAAAATGA